A region of Vitis riparia cultivar Riparia Gloire de Montpellier isolate 1030 chromosome 1, EGFV_Vit.rip_1.0, whole genome shotgun sequence DNA encodes the following proteins:
- the LOC117917469 gene encoding rust resistance kinase Lr10-like, translating to MVPMLLLLNWGFRMGSVSFLVLFLLSHSVLLSSAEEERKHPPTCPPFDCGKLGRLHFPLKNETNSECGLCTIERCTEELPRIQLERGGRYFGVKNISQADTIVIQDERLQEHLRRGICEFIDNLTRFRSPSVSFKPVPPLAELTLFKCHRNLNIDLTTDHTYTGCQDYIIHYNHPNHTSLLPPLPHNQPNHTPTLPAPPPLDCSIIQYPINMSLGMDNLVALLTSDITLEVHLSRECLKCHFSGGQCRDDEGKFRCAHTGNDKTLKLTLGLAISITGIGIPLALTFYFSKKFKSIFKEKQTGNHLNVEAFLRNHESLAPKRYRYSEVQKMTSSFKDRVGEGGYGAVYKGKLLNGDLVAVKVLSETKGNGEEFINEIASISRTSHVNIVSLLGFCFQGSKRALIYEFMPNGSLEKFIYDKNSSMTYHKLGWETLYNIAIGIARGLEYLHRGCNTRILHLDIKPHNILLNQDFCPKNSDFGLSKLCTRKESIVSMSGARGTAGYIAPEVFCRNFGDVSPKSDVYSYGMMVLEMVGGRKNIDDGINHTSEIYFPHWIYKRLELDEELGLQGFMNEEERTSARKMIIVSLWCIQTNPSNRPPMNGVVDMLEGSLESLQIPPKPFLYSPPRSMRDLSTASVS from the exons ATGGTGCCAATGCTTTTGTTGTTGAATTGGGGATTTCGCATGGGTTCTGTTTCTTTTCTAGTTCTATTTCTTCTCTCTCACTCTGTGCTTCTTTCTTCTgctgaagaagaaaggaaacaCCCTCCAACTTGTCCACCCTTCGACTGTGGAAAACTGGGCCGGCTTCACTTTcccttaaaaaatgaaacaaactcAGAATGCGGATTGTGCACAATAGAACGATGTACTGAAGAGCTTCCACGGATCCAACTGGAAAGGGGCGGAAGATATTTTGGGGTGAAAAACATCTCTCAGGCTGATACCATAGTAATTCAAGATGAGCGGCTTCAAGAGCACTTGCGACGCGGCATATGTGAATTCATTGATAACTTAACTCGTTTCCGTTCTCCTTCTGTTTCTTTCAAACCAGTACCCCCTCTAGCCGAACTAACCCTGTTCAAATGCCACCGTAATCTCAATATTGACCTTACTACAGATCATACTTATACCGGTTGTCAAGACTACATTATCCACTATAATCATCCAAATCATACTTCCCTTCTTCCACCTCTACCTCATAATCAACCAAACCATACTCCCACTCTTCCAGCTCCACCTCCACTGGACTGTTCTATTATTCAGTATCCAATAAACATGAGTTTAGGAATGGACAACCTGGTTGCCCTGTTGACTTCTGATATCACTCTTGAAGTGCATCTGTCCCGCGAATGTCTGAAGTGTCACTTTAGTGGAGGCCAATGCCGAGATGACGAGGGAAAATTCCGGTGTGCACATACAG GGAATGACAAGACACTGAAGCTAACCCTAGGATTAG CCATCTCAATTACTGGAATTGGAATCCCGTTAGCACTAACTTTCTACTTCagcaaaaaattcaaatcaattttcaagGAGAAGCAAACAGGGAATCATCTAAATGTAGAGGCCTTTTTAAGAAACCACGAATCCCTAGCTCCAAAGAGATATCGTTATTCAGAAGTTCAAAAAATGACAAGCTCATTCAAAGATAGAGTAGGGGAAGGAGGATATGGTGCAGTGTACAAAGGAAAGCTCCTCAATGGTGATCTAGTGGCTGTGAAGGTCTTGAGTGAAACAAAAGGCAATGGAGAAGAATTTATCAATGAGATTGCAAGCATTAGTAGGACTTCCCATGTTAACATCGTGAGTCTCCTAGGCTTCTGCTTTCAAGGTTCAAAAAGAGCTCTAATTTATGAGTTCATGCCTAATGGGTCTCTAGAGAAGTTCATATATGACAAAAATTCTTCAATGACATATCACAAATTAGGGTGGGAAACATTGTACAATATTGCCATTGGCATAGCTCGAGGCCTAGAGTACTTACACCGAGGTTGTAACACACGAATTTTACATTTGGACATAAAGCCTCATAACATTCTTTTAAATCAGGATTTTTGCCCAAAAAATTCTGATTTTGGTCTTTCAAAGCTATGTACTCGAAAAGAGAGCATCGTTTCCATGTCAGGTGCAAGAGGAACTGCCGGATATATTGCTCCTGAGGTATTCTGTAGGAATTTCGGAGATGTCTCCCCCAAGTCCGATGTTTACAGCTATGGAATGATGGTTTTAGAAATGGTTGGTGGAAGAAAGAATATTGATGATGGAATTAACCATACCAGTGAAATATATTTTCCTCATTGGATATATAAGCGCCTTGAATTAGATGAAGAACTTGGATTGCAGGGGTTTATGAATGAGGAGGAAAGAACGAGTGCAAGGAAAATGATAATAGTGAGCTTGTGGTGCATACAAACCAACCCCTCAAATCGGCCACCAATGAATGGAGTGGTAGATATGTTGGAAGGAAGCCTTGAATCATTGCAAATCCCACCAAAGCCCTTCTTGTATTCTCCTCCAAGATCAATGAGGGATTTATCGACTGCCTCTGTATCATGA